Within the Metasolibacillus fluoroglycofenilyticus genome, the region TATGGGTGATTTTAATTTTTCACTTTAAGTTAAGGTAAAAGCTGATAAATTTAGTGTTTATTTCTTTTTCAAATTGTTATATCTTTTATGAAACGAGGCTGGGACAAAAAGAAAAAATGTTAGACCGCAATCTAATTAGTCTAACATTCTTTTGATTTAAGACGGAATATTTAACTCCATAAAGCGGAAAAATTGTTATCTATTTTCGTCATTTTTCGAAATAATAAAGTTATGTCCCAGCCTCGCTCTCATTTTATCACTACTTTGTGCATATTAAATAATAGCGCTATTTTCCAATAATCGTATTGTAAATTGGTAATAATGCACCGAAGGTTTCTTCAGCAAATGTTAAAAATTCATCAGCCGTCATTGTAGTAGCTTGCTCAATCGTTAAATGGCGCCCTACTAAAAACTCACCCTTTTTTACATCGCGCAAGCGCTGTAGTAGTTTCTGTAGCTTTTCTTTGTCCAAGCTTTCAACATGTGGTGACATATGATCACCTGAAATGACGAAATCATTTTTCAGCTTCTCGAATTTTTTTATATTCGCAAGCAAGCGTTCCGCCATTTCGGCCTTTTGAGGTGCTTCGTAAATAACAGCAACAACGATGAAAAGATGCGTCCCCCATAAGCCGATTTGGAAATGTGGCAATGCTTTATAACCGCGTTTATAAGGGGCAAAGGCAACCCAAGAATCCTTTGGAGGATTGATTGTGCGGCGTGCATGCTTTGCAACATGCGGGAAAAATTCATCGCCAGTTTTAGCGCTAAAATA harbors:
- a CDS encoding YktB family protein — protein: MEKVQWTNEDFQVFSIEGLDERMQALTTIIRPKFHLLGEHFATYFSAKTGDEFFPHVAKHARRTINPPKDSWVAFAPYKRGYKALPHFQIGLWGTHLFIVVAVIYEAPQKAEMAERLLANIKKFEKLKNDFVISGDHMSPHVESLDKEKLQKLLQRLRDVKKGEFLVGRHLTIEQATTMTADEFLTFAEETFGALLPIYNTIIGK